A window of the Vibrio fluvialis genome harbors these coding sequences:
- a CDS encoding energy transducer TonB: MGRLLLAMPFAASISIGLFAFMAWMVNNDGMRAPKQGQSLSFNMVMVEQEQDVQRRQRSVPEQPKAPEQPPETPVSQQQTAASNTVSPTSVPSLGLDTAINGIEISAPTFGDFGVNQQALPLYRVEPSYPPRALKRGVEGYVVLKFTIDETGRPTDIEVVDANPRRMFEREAMHALRNWKYQPKLLDGNAVSQPGQTVKLEFKLAK; this comes from the coding sequence ATGGGGCGTCTATTGTTAGCCATGCCATTTGCCGCAAGCATCTCGATTGGGTTGTTTGCCTTTATGGCATGGATGGTCAACAACGACGGTATGCGCGCCCCCAAACAAGGGCAGTCGTTGAGCTTCAACATGGTGATGGTGGAGCAGGAACAAGATGTTCAACGCCGCCAGCGTAGTGTTCCGGAGCAACCGAAAGCGCCGGAACAGCCACCGGAAACACCAGTGTCGCAGCAACAAACTGCTGCCAGCAATACCGTGTCGCCAACCAGCGTACCGTCTTTGGGGCTGGATACCGCAATCAACGGCATTGAGATCAGTGCGCCGACATTTGGTGACTTTGGCGTAAACCAGCAGGCGCTGCCGCTCTATCGCGTTGAACCCAGCTATCCGCCTCGTGCCCTGAAACGTGGTGTGGAAGGTTACGTGGTCCTAAAATTTACCATTGATGAAACTGGTCGTCCGACCGATATTGAAGTCGTCGACGCGAATCCGCGCCGCATGTTTGAACGTGAAGCGATGCATGCGCTGAGGAACTGGAAATACCAACCGAAATTGTTGGATGGCAATGCGGTATCTCAGCCGGGTCAAACCGTAAAATTGGAGTTTAAACTAGCCAAATGA
- a CDS encoding MotA/TolQ/ExbB proton channel family protein: MNQADWLFSLKNLFLPLSEFMAQGGTVLWWLAAVVALCWLLVVERVIYLAFTFPKQRKQWVEQWHARNDHQSWHAHAIREGWIGQAHIALTQNLNVIKVLVAICPMLGLLGTVTGMISVFDVMATQGSSNPKLMASGISLATLPTMAGMVAALAGMFVHARLAKTCRLFELKLEKSLRSQR; this comes from the coding sequence ATGAACCAAGCAGACTGGTTGTTTTCACTGAAAAATCTGTTTTTGCCACTGTCTGAGTTTATGGCTCAGGGTGGAACAGTGCTTTGGTGGCTGGCTGCGGTCGTCGCTCTATGTTGGCTGTTGGTGGTTGAGCGCGTGATTTATCTCGCGTTCACTTTTCCGAAACAACGTAAGCAGTGGGTTGAACAGTGGCATGCCCGTAACGATCACCAATCGTGGCACGCGCACGCCATTCGCGAGGGCTGGATTGGTCAGGCGCATATCGCGCTGACCCAAAACCTCAATGTCATCAAAGTACTGGTCGCCATTTGTCCGATGCTCGGACTACTTGGCACGGTCACCGGGATGATCTCGGTGTTTGACGTAATGGCAACCCAAGGCAGCAGCAATCCTAAATTAATGGCGTCAGGCATCTCTCTTGCGACTCTGCCCACCATGGCGGGCATGGTCGCTGCGCTGGCCGGTATGTTCGTGCACGCGCGTCTGGCCAAAACCTGTCGCCTGTTTGAACTGAAATTAGAAAAATCGTTAAGGAGTCAGCGATGA
- a CDS encoding MotA/TolQ/ExbB proton channel family protein, translating into MTLNKLVSVMGLSLILTAPTFATTNLVQQAKTENRTEQTHNVKREADFKKTEQELKAEKAALVAKRNALQAEADKLSAQFSKNENSLARLEEKLRLETGSLGEIFGVVRQNAKEIRAELENSVTGVDRQQYASVIDDIVAAKSLPSMKQLIGLWHAMDEQIHASGEISTHDIAFIDGEGRTQTTSATRIGALGLVTEQGYVNWNNARKDAIAYQKQPDNGPTSSSLASIEQGDTAAVVLDPSRGTLLEQLAQAPTLQQRLEAGGVIGKIILVLLAVGLIIGVYRGIVLAIARQKIQSQLKAPNQPGNNPLGRILSVYNKEQNRSVEALELRLLEAVVDEQTGLEKGLSMLKLLAALAPMLGLLGTVTGMIETFQVITQFGNGDPKVMADGISMALVTTVLGLVAAMPLLLAHNILSTQAENIRNILEKQGIGLVAEEAERECGITPASRVVGNAA; encoded by the coding sequence ATGACATTGAATAAACTTGTCTCTGTGATGGGGCTGAGCTTGATTCTGACTGCGCCAACCTTTGCAACAACGAATCTCGTTCAACAAGCAAAAACTGAAAACCGCACAGAGCAGACGCACAACGTGAAGCGCGAAGCGGATTTCAAAAAAACAGAACAAGAACTGAAAGCAGAAAAAGCCGCGCTGGTTGCCAAACGTAACGCTTTGCAAGCCGAAGCGGACAAGCTCTCTGCTCAGTTCAGCAAAAACGAAAACAGTCTGGCGCGTCTGGAAGAAAAACTGCGTTTAGAAACTGGCAGTTTGGGCGAAATTTTTGGCGTAGTACGTCAAAATGCGAAAGAGATTCGTGCGGAGCTGGAAAACTCCGTCACGGGTGTTGACCGTCAGCAATACGCATCGGTCATCGATGACATCGTCGCGGCAAAATCTTTACCTTCGATGAAACAGTTGATTGGTCTGTGGCATGCGATGGATGAGCAAATCCACGCCAGCGGCGAAATCAGCACGCACGATATTGCGTTTATTGACGGTGAAGGTCGCACACAAACAACTTCCGCGACCCGCATTGGTGCGCTGGGCCTGGTGACTGAGCAAGGTTACGTCAACTGGAACAACGCGCGTAAAGACGCCATCGCGTATCAGAAGCAACCAGACAATGGTCCGACATCGTCTTCTCTAGCGTCTATCGAACAGGGTGACACGGCTGCTGTGGTACTGGATCCATCACGTGGCACGCTGCTAGAGCAATTGGCTCAAGCTCCGACACTGCAACAGCGTCTGGAAGCAGGTGGCGTGATTGGTAAGATCATTCTGGTGCTGCTGGCCGTTGGCCTGATTATCGGCGTTTACCGCGGCATCGTGCTGGCGATTGCACGTCAGAAAATTCAATCGCAGCTGAAAGCACCAAATCAACCGGGTAACAACCCGCTGGGTCGTATTCTCTCTGTGTACAACAAAGAGCAGAATCGTAGCGTTGAAGCACTGGAACTGCGCTTGCTTGAAGCGGTCGTGGATGAACAAACGGGTCTGGAAAAAGGCTTGTCGATGCTGAAGCTGCTGGCTGCACTGGCACCGATGCTGGGTCTGCTCGGTACGGTGACCGGGATGATTGAGACCTTCCAGGTGATCACTCAGTTTGGTAACGGCGATCCAAAAGTGATGGCGGACGGTATCTCGATGGCACTGGTGACTACTGTGCTTGGCCTTGTGGCGGCCATGCCACTGCTGCTGGCGCACAACATCCTCAGCACGCAAGCCGAGAACATTCGCAATATTCTCGAGAAGCAGGGGATTGGTCTGGTTGCGGAAGAAGCTGAACGCGAATGTGGTATCACACCCGCTTCTCGTGTTGTTGGTAACGCAGCGTAA
- a CDS encoding tetratricopeptide repeat protein: MKRLIVCLLLMSSTSFAMAVELSQYAANKAMKANQLAQDGKLNDAISTLKNSDVSRAYDKAYFARMLGVFYWQNEQLKPAIQSLSDAVTSGELADDQGWTTRRMLADLLLMDHQYKQALPHYYELVKSAPKDQKVYELWLRIGQIHYQAQQWQKSLDAIARYESFKRPDEVSPLSVKLGAQLQLEQWKAAIPTLKRLIALEPEKGNWWLQLVSLELRTGQKKDALSSLGLAKLQGIELSQHDLRLLAQLYAQNGVPERAARVIELLDEADSDIQLITERAFYWQRAKEWDRAIETWTLAAKFDRKYHWNVAQLLNQQGDYRSALAELDKVQEKDRQPQVALARTRALYKLNQLEEALIQAKKSNNLEPSDEAKGWIKYLTQLREIQTRQTS; this comes from the coding sequence ATGAAACGATTAATCGTCTGTCTACTGCTGATGAGCTCAACATCGTTCGCCATGGCCGTGGAGCTTAGCCAGTACGCGGCTAATAAAGCCATGAAAGCGAACCAATTGGCACAAGACGGCAAGCTAAACGACGCCATCAGTACGCTGAAAAACTCCGATGTCTCTCGCGCTTACGACAAAGCGTACTTTGCGCGCATGCTCGGCGTGTTTTATTGGCAGAACGAGCAGCTTAAACCCGCCATTCAATCGTTGAGTGACGCTGTCACTAGTGGTGAACTGGCGGACGATCAGGGTTGGACGACGCGTCGTATGCTGGCAGACCTGCTTTTAATGGACCACCAGTACAAGCAAGCCCTGCCACACTACTATGAGCTGGTGAAATCAGCGCCGAAAGATCAGAAAGTGTATGAGCTGTGGCTGCGTATCGGACAAATTCATTATCAGGCGCAGCAGTGGCAAAAATCTCTTGATGCGATCGCTCGTTATGAAAGCTTTAAACGACCGGATGAAGTGTCACCGTTGTCAGTGAAGCTCGGAGCGCAGTTACAACTGGAACAGTGGAAAGCGGCTATCCCGACACTTAAGCGCTTGATAGCTCTGGAGCCAGAAAAGGGCAACTGGTGGTTACAGTTGGTGAGTCTGGAACTGCGCACCGGACAGAAAAAAGATGCGCTTAGCAGCCTTGGGCTAGCCAAACTTCAGGGGATTGAGCTAAGCCAGCACGATTTGCGTCTCCTGGCACAGCTTTATGCGCAAAACGGCGTTCCAGAGCGGGCAGCGCGAGTGATTGAACTGCTGGATGAGGCTGACTCAGACATTCAACTCATCACCGAGCGTGCGTTTTACTGGCAGCGTGCCAAAGAGTGGGATCGCGCGATTGAAACCTGGACGCTGGCCGCGAAATTCGATCGTAAATACCATTGGAACGTCGCGCAGCTTCTCAACCAACAAGGTGACTACCGCTCGGCACTGGCTGAACTGGATAAAGTGCAGGAGAAGGATCGTCAACCTCAGGTTGCACTTGCACGCACTCGTGCGCTTTACAAGCTCAACCAACTGGAAGAGGCGCTGATTCAGGCGAAGAAATCAAATAATCTTGAGCCATCGGATGAAGCCAAAGGCTGGATCAAATACCTCACACAACTGCGTGAGATCCAGACGCGTCAAACATCCTGA
- a CDS encoding lipocalin family protein, with translation MKLWKFNVFVLLAMLLGGCTGTPEKVTPVGSFELNRYLGTWYEIARLDHSFERGLNQISATYSLNDDGSVKVINRGWNEEAQQWQEAEGKAKFVESPDIAHLKVSFFGPFYGSYVVFDLKDDYSLALVSGYNTDYLWLLSRTPTIADSELQAVIKKAQAAGFDTSKLIFPLQKAK, from the coding sequence ATGAAATTGTGGAAGTTTAATGTGTTTGTCTTGTTGGCAATGTTGCTGGGCGGCTGTACCGGAACACCGGAGAAAGTGACGCCCGTAGGCAGTTTTGAGCTCAATCGTTATTTAGGGACCTGGTACGAAATCGCTCGGCTTGACCACAGTTTCGAACGCGGTTTGAACCAAATCAGCGCCACCTATTCACTCAATGACGACGGCAGCGTCAAGGTCATCAATCGGGGCTGGAATGAAGAGGCACAGCAATGGCAGGAAGCGGAAGGCAAAGCCAAATTTGTCGAATCACCGGATATCGCTCACTTAAAAGTGTCGTTCTTTGGCCCGTTTTATGGCAGCTACGTGGTGTTTGATTTGAAAGATGATTACTCACTGGCGCTAGTCAGCGGCTACAACACCGACTATCTATGGCTGCTGTCACGCACACCGACCATTGCCGATAGTGAGTTGCAAGCCGTCATCAAAAAAGCGCAGGCGGCGGGCTTTGATACCTCAAAGCTGATTTTTCCGCTCCAGAAAGCCAAATAG
- a CDS encoding MBL fold metallo-hydrolase, with amino-acid sequence MKLHTLKGYIQNIYLAEYPDKLLLLDGASRADVPVIQAFIEKTLERPFRDLKAVVVTHMHPDHAGGAHKLRELTGCKIVSANKTNHWYQGWDGVLMYLTDLALAHWMANRLRCPKRRLWFARKLRADIRLCDGDVIPGFEDWQVLETPGHTDRDLSVYHPQQGILYVADLIVEVKKRLISPFPIFYPNQYRLSVKRVLDLAPNTLLLAHGKDIPFDEAAYQHLIDTTPVRPATHWRVTKLKAKSVMKSIWLFGFLERKNQL; translated from the coding sequence GTGAAATTACATACTCTTAAAGGTTATATCCAAAACATCTATCTCGCCGAATACCCGGATAAACTGCTGTTGCTTGATGGTGCCAGCCGTGCCGATGTGCCCGTGATTCAGGCATTCATTGAAAAGACACTTGAGCGCCCATTCCGCGACTTAAAAGCGGTGGTCGTTACCCACATGCATCCGGATCATGCCGGTGGTGCGCATAAGCTGCGCGAACTGACCGGGTGCAAAATCGTTTCTGCTAACAAAACGAACCATTGGTATCAGGGCTGGGATGGCGTGTTAATGTACCTGACCGATTTAGCGTTAGCGCACTGGATGGCAAACCGCTTGCGCTGTCCGAAGCGCCGTTTGTGGTTCGCCCGTAAGCTGCGAGCAGACATTCGTTTGTGTGACGGCGACGTGATTCCGGGGTTTGAAGATTGGCAGGTGCTGGAAACACCGGGACATACCGATCGCGATTTATCGGTTTACCATCCCCAGCAGGGTATCTTGTATGTGGCAGATTTGATTGTGGAAGTGAAGAAACGGCTGATTTCTCCTTTTCCCATCTTCTATCCGAATCAGTATCGCCTCTCCGTCAAGCGCGTACTGGACCTTGCACCTAACACATTATTGCTCGCTCATGGTAAAGACATTCCCTTTGATGAAGCGGCGTATCAACATCTGATTGACACCACACCCGTTCGCCCGGCCACACACTGGCGGGTGACCAAACTGAAAGCCAAAAGTGTGATGAAATCAATATGGCTATTTGGCTTTCTGGAGCGGAAAAATCAGCTTTGA
- a CDS encoding ExbD/TolR family protein, producing MRLGRRQSKQEEAQIDLTSMLDIVFIMLIFFIVTSSFVRESGVEVNRPSAANVVAQKDAGIFVAITSANDIYIDKRQVDVERVQATLEHLLLEQPDASLVIQADEHAYNGTVVKVMDAAKGAGVKNIALAAEKR from the coding sequence ATGAGACTCGGTCGACGTCAGTCGAAACAAGAAGAGGCGCAAATCGACCTCACCTCAATGCTGGATATCGTATTCATCATGTTGATCTTCTTCATCGTGACCAGCTCGTTTGTGCGTGAGTCCGGTGTGGAAGTGAATCGTCCGTCAGCCGCCAATGTGGTGGCGCAGAAAGATGCGGGCATTTTTGTGGCCATCACCTCAGCCAACGACATCTATATCGATAAACGTCAGGTTGACGTAGAACGCGTTCAAGCGACGCTGGAGCACCTGTTACTGGAACAACCTGACGCATCACTGGTGATTCAGGCTGATGAGCATGCTTATAACGGCACCGTCGTAAAAGTGATGGATGCTGCGAAAGGGGCAGGTGTGAAGAACATCGCGCTGGCTGCGGAGAAACGCTGA
- a CDS encoding DUF3450 domain-containing protein, translating into MNLLKPSLVLLSAATMLPAYANTLDDAKAIQTQTNAASASSQRTIDKSSAAAMELQSEIEQLSEEVKNLAVYRDHLASLVVSQESEISSLQQQIVEINQTRQGIVPLMYQMIDGLQTNLSQDKPIRLTAREDRIEKLKALMPRADVSDAEKYRRILEAYQIEMDYGSKLGIYQDKIQLADNDAVEADILYLGRVALIARNLNATKYWSWDQKQQQWLSVESGNKADLDTAFNLANQQIAPTLLTLPVSLTKAEAK; encoded by the coding sequence ATGAACCTTTTAAAACCTAGCCTTGTACTGCTTTCAGCAGCGACCATGCTTCCAGCTTATGCCAATACACTGGACGATGCGAAAGCCATTCAGACCCAAACTAATGCAGCCTCTGCTTCTAGTCAGCGCACGATCGATAAAAGCTCGGCCGCCGCGATGGAGCTGCAATCTGAGATTGAACAACTGAGCGAAGAGGTCAAAAACCTTGCCGTGTACCGAGATCACCTAGCGTCACTGGTGGTCAGTCAGGAAAGCGAGATCTCCAGTCTTCAACAGCAAATCGTCGAAATCAACCAGACTCGTCAAGGCATTGTGCCGCTGATGTACCAGATGATTGACGGACTGCAAACCAATCTGAGTCAGGATAAACCGATTCGTCTGACCGCTCGTGAAGATCGTATTGAGAAACTTAAAGCGCTGATGCCACGCGCTGATGTCAGCGATGCCGAGAAATACCGTCGTATCCTTGAAGCGTATCAAATTGAAATGGACTACGGTTCGAAACTGGGCATCTATCAGGACAAAATCCAACTGGCGGATAATGACGCTGTAGAGGCGGATATCCTGTATTTAGGCCGAGTAGCATTGATTGCTCGTAACCTGAATGCGACCAAGTACTGGTCTTGGGATCAAAAGCAGCAGCAATGGCTGTCTGTAGAGAGTGGCAACAAGGCAGATCTGGATACTGCCTTTAATCTGGCAAACCAACAGATTGCGCCAACACTCCTGACTCTTCCTGTATCCCTGACTAAAGCGGAGGCAAAATGA